A single window of Thiovulum sp. ES DNA harbors:
- a CDS encoding nitrogen regulatory protein PII (PFAM: Nitrogen regulatory protein P-II), with translation MAQREIVVLTEVDLITCIVQKGEADKIVKAAYDKGAQGATIYFAHGSGVKEKLGVFGVAVDSEKEIINIAVPSERTNDIFDAMYLAGQLDTPGKGFIYVTQIEKAGTYIPKEVLEKLSK, from the coding sequence ATGGCTCAAAGAGAAATAGTTGTTTTAACTGAAGTTGATTTAATTACTTGTATCGTGCAAAAAGGCGAAGCTGATAAAATTGTAAAAGCAGCGTATGACAAAGGTGCTCAAGGTGCTACTATCTATTTTGCTCACGGTAGTGGTGTAAAAGAGAAATTGGGTGTTTTTGGTGTTGCTGTTGATTCTGAAAAAGAGATTATCAATATTGCTGTTCCGTCAGAAAGAACAAATGATATTTTTGATGCAATGTATCTTGCTGGACAGCTTGACACTCCAGGAAAGGGTTTCATCTATGTTACTCAAATTGAGAAAGCTGGAACTTATATTCCAAAAGAAGTATTAGAAAAGCTCTCAAAATGA
- a CDS encoding RIP metalloprotease RseP (PFAM: Peptidase family M50; PDZ domain (Also known as DHR or GLGF)~TIGRFAM: RIP metalloprotease RseP), which yields MSLIASLLVLSFLIFFHELGHFLFARLFGVKVEVFSIGFGKTVFSKIVGDTDYRISLFPLGGYVKMKGQDDTDPTATSSDSDSYTTKNPWQRIAILFGGPLFNFIFAFFLFFAVGTIGFQSLSPTIGELKTEMVAYKSGIREGDKIISVNGEKIEDWRDLSSQIVDTKGDIIFEIERNSQILEISLTPEIAEGKNIFGETIQKRMVGILPNGDIVQIEKDFIDSAIYGFYKTVESASLIFQSVQKLLVGILSLDQLGGVISIFEFTAKATETGLVPLLLFTALMSVNLGVLNLLPIPALDGGHIIFNIYELIFRKAPNEDIMYKLTLLGWGILLSLMVVGLYNDISRLVG from the coding sequence TTGAGTTTAATTGCTTCACTACTTGTTTTATCATTTTTAATATTTTTTCACGAATTGGGTCATTTTCTTTTTGCAAGACTTTTTGGTGTAAAAGTTGAAGTTTTTAGTATCGGTTTTGGAAAAACAGTTTTTTCAAAAATAGTTGGCGATACAGATTATAGAATTTCACTTTTTCCACTTGGTGGATATGTAAAAATGAAAGGTCAAGACGACACAGACCCAACTGCGACCTCATCTGACTCTGATAGTTATACTACAAAAAATCCTTGGCAACGGATTGCAATTCTTTTTGGCGGTCCTCTTTTCAACTTTATTTTTGCATTCTTTCTATTTTTTGCTGTTGGAACAATCGGTTTTCAATCACTCTCACCAACAATTGGAGAACTCAAAACTGAAATGGTTGCTTACAAAAGTGGAATTAGAGAGGGTGATAAAATCATCTCTGTAAATGGTGAAAAAATTGAAGATTGGAGAGATTTATCATCTCAAATTGTTGATACAAAGGGAGATATAATTTTTGAGATTGAACGAAACTCTCAAATTTTAGAAATCTCCCTAACTCCAGAAATCGCAGAGGGTAAAAATATTTTTGGTGAAACAATCCAAAAACGAATGGTTGGAATTTTGCCAAATGGCGACATTGTTCAAATTGAGAAAGATTTTATCGACTCTGCAATTTACGGTTTCTATAAAACAGTAGAATCTGCAAGCCTAATTTTTCAAAGTGTTCAGAAACTTCTTGTTGGAATTCTTTCACTTGACCAACTTGGCGGAGTGATTTCAATTTTTGAATTCACCGCAAAAGCAACCGAAACTGGATTAGTTCCACTTCTACTTTTTACTGCTCTTATGTCTGTAAATTTAGGTGTTTTGAATCTGCTTCCAATTCCTGCACTTGATGGAGGACACATAATTTTTAATATTTATGAGTTGATTTTTAGAAAAGCACCAAATGAAGATATTATGTATAAATTGACTCTTTTGGGCTGGGGAATTTTACTTTCACTTATGGTTGTTGGTCTTTACAACGATATTAGTAGACTTGTTGGATAG
- a CDS encoding PAS domain S-box/diguanylate cyclase (GGDEF) domain-containing protein (PFAM: GGDEF domain; Response regulator receiver domain; PAS fold~TIGRFAM: PAS domain S-box; diguanylate cyclase (GGDEF) domain), producing the protein MDKNNLVMLYVEDDEQLQNTYTRFFKRRVKDLHLANNGSVGLEKFKEIKPDIVVSDLRMPIMDGIEMIQNIRELNEDVTVIVTSAFNDSEYLSKAIELGVSRYLNKPFKRDQISKIFGKAIEDALLKKRAEQQRKELEAIFKISTDGIAVVDKNGKFENINQTYLDLIKYTKEGSSQISIFDLTQDDERADLEKKFKEVLEGGVENSCNKSCFDKNGNIFYANIALKKMNSNGKILVRARDTTKERIQNRKLEEYFKLIDENIISSMTDLDGNIIEVSKAFCKTSGYSKKELIGKNHKIIKHPDNKEELYKDLWQTIQNNESWTGEFKNIKKSGEIFWTWQTISPIFDLNKNKIGYTSIKQDITDKKRIEKISITDKLTGIYNRTKLDEILEKLLENCENFSIAIADIDKFKSINDTYGHQAGDSVLVEFSRVALSNIDENDFFGRWGGEEFLIIFKNREREEVSEILEKIRGEIEKHNFSEVPKVTASFGGTKFEKEDTEKTLFIRADENLYKAKNGGRNRVVFE; encoded by the coding sequence ATGGATAAAAACAACTTAGTTATGCTCTATGTAGAAGATGATGAGCAGTTACAAAATACTTACACTAGATTTTTCAAAAGACGAGTAAAAGATCTTCATTTAGCAAATAATGGATCTGTTGGATTAGAAAAATTTAAAGAAATAAAACCCGACATAGTTGTTTCTGATTTAAGAATGCCAATTATGGATGGAATTGAGATGATTCAAAATATCAGAGAGTTGAATGAAGATGTAACTGTTATTGTTACTTCTGCTTTTAATGATAGTGAATATTTATCCAAAGCAATTGAATTAGGTGTTTCAAGATATTTAAACAAACCTTTTAAGCGAGATCAGATTTCAAAGATTTTTGGAAAAGCGATTGAAGATGCTTTATTGAAAAAGAGAGCTGAACAGCAAAGAAAAGAGTTAGAAGCGATTTTTAAAATTTCAACTGATGGAATTGCAGTTGTAGATAAAAATGGAAAATTTGAGAATATAAATCAAACATATTTAGATTTAATAAAATATACAAAAGAAGGGAGTTCCCAAATTTCAATTTTTGATTTGACTCAAGATGATGAGAGAGCAGATTTAGAAAAAAAGTTTAAAGAAGTTTTGGAAGGAGGAGTTGAGAACTCCTGTAATAAATCATGTTTTGATAAAAACGGTAATATTTTCTATGCAAATATTGCACTTAAAAAAATGAATTCTAATGGAAAAATTCTTGTTCGTGCAAGGGATACAACAAAAGAGAGAATTCAAAACAGAAAATTAGAAGAGTATTTTAAACTTATTGATGAAAATATAATTAGTTCTATGACTGATTTGGATGGAAATATTATAGAAGTTTCAAAAGCTTTTTGTAAAACAAGTGGCTATTCAAAAAAGGAATTGATTGGCAAAAACCACAAAATTATTAAACACCCAGACAACAAAGAAGAACTCTACAAAGATTTATGGCAAACAATTCAAAATAATGAAAGCTGGACTGGTGAATTTAAAAATATAAAAAAGAGCGGTGAAATCTTTTGGACTTGGCAGACAATCTCACCAATTTTTGATTTAAATAAAAACAAAATTGGATACACCTCAATAAAACAAGATATTACTGACAAAAAAAGAATTGAAAAAATATCGATAACCGATAAATTGACAGGAATTTACAACCGAACAAAACTTGATGAAATTCTTGAGAAACTTTTAGAAAATTGTGAGAATTTTTCAATTGCGATTGCAGACATTGATAAGTTTAAATCTATAAATGATACCTATGGACACCAAGCTGGTGATTCTGTTCTTGTTGAATTTAGTAGGGTCGCTCTGTCAAATATAGACGAAAATGATTTTTTTGGTCGTTGGGGAGGCGAAGAATTTCTTATTATTTTCAAAAATAGGGAGAGGGAAGAAGTTTCTGAAATTCTTGAAAAAATTAGAGGAGAAATTGAGAAACACAATTTTTCGGAAGTTCCAAAAGTTACAGCCAGTTTTGGTGGAACGAAATTTGAAAAAGAGGACACAGAGAAAACTCTTTTTATTCGGGCTGACGAAAATCTCTACAAAGCAAAAAATGGTGGTAGAAATAGAGTTGTTTTTGAGTGA
- a CDS encoding hypothetical protein (PFAM: Protein of unknown function (DUF475)): protein MKHFYSSFIITFLGLGFAFFYGGFQGLYIVFLLAILEVSLSFDNAVVNAKVLDTMEKKWQDRFILFGIPIAVFGMRFLFPILIVAVVANLGIVETFQIAMNDPEKYHHTLESTEYMIFAFGGSFLLMVFLDFFFEEDKDVKWIKILEDNGAVNRFSTVANTELSIAIAIGLILIASTPEKYDSTAIALSYFTGILLHAILNAVDDLFSTDSVKNGLVGFIYLEVLDASFSFDGVIGAFALSSDIFIIMIGLGVGAMFVRSLTLYFVEKKTLSEFIYLEHGAHYAIGALAVIMLLKIFYHIGEEITGTLGLALIAIAFIHSLIENKKSKN, encoded by the coding sequence TTGAAGCATTTTTACTCATCATTTATAATAACTTTTCTAGGTCTTGGATTCGCCTTTTTTTACGGCGGATTTCAAGGTCTTTACATTGTTTTTCTCCTAGCAATTCTTGAAGTTTCCCTATCTTTTGACAATGCCGTTGTAAATGCAAAAGTCCTCGACACAATGGAAAAAAAGTGGCAAGACCGTTTTATTCTCTTTGGTATTCCAATTGCTGTTTTTGGGATGAGGTTTCTCTTTCCAATTCTCATCGTTGCGGTCGTTGCAAATCTTGGAATTGTTGAAACTTTCCAAATCGCAATGAACGATCCAGAAAAATATCACCACACACTTGAAAGCACTGAATATATGATTTTTGCATTTGGTGGCTCTTTTTTACTTATGGTTTTTCTTGACTTCTTTTTTGAGGAAGATAAAGATGTTAAATGGATTAAAATTCTTGAGGATAATGGAGCTGTAAATAGATTTTCGACTGTTGCAAATACAGAACTCTCTATCGCAATTGCAATTGGACTAATTTTGATTGCCTCAACTCCAGAAAAATATGATTCTACTGCTATCGCACTATCCTATTTTACGGGAATTTTACTTCATGCAATTTTGAATGCAGTTGATGACTTGTTCTCAACAGATTCTGTAAAAAATGGACTCGTTGGTTTTATCTATTTAGAAGTTCTCGATGCCTCTTTCTCTTTTGATGGAGTAATTGGAGCATTTGCACTCTCTAGCGATATTTTTATAATTATGATTGGTCTTGGAGTTGGTGCGATGTTTGTTCGGAGTCTAACTCTCTATTTTGTTGAGAAAAAGACACTTTCAGAATTTATATATCTTGAACATGGTGCGCATTATGCAATCGGTGCTTTGGCAGTTATCATGCTTTTAAAAATTTTCTATCATATTGGCGAGGAGATAACAGGAACTCTTGGATTGGCACTTATTGCAATTGCATTTATCCACTCGCTCATTGAAAATAAAAAAAGTAAAAATTGA
- a CDS encoding threonyl-tRNA synthetase (PFAM: Anticodon binding domain; Threonyl and Alanyl tRNA synthetase second additional domain; tRNA synthetase class II core domain (G, H, P, S and T)~TIGRFAM: threonyl-tRNA synthetase), producing the protein MEDVIALKRGSEVFDTQTAIDGESGENIIFDNSQDSLEVIRHSAAHLMAQAIKELYPDAKFFVGPVVEEGFYYDFKTSEKISESDLKNIEKKMKELSKKGSPIEKYFISKSEALQKFENDELKKAVLSKIPDENVSIYKQGNFEDLCRGPHLPHTKYLKFVKLLKVAGAYLEGDEQNEMLVRIYGIAFATKDALQSHLKMLEEAEKRDHRKVGKEMNLFFFDDEIGAGLPVWLPAGGRLRSRLEQLLYKAHRVRGYEPVRGPEILKSSLWQTSGHYQNYGENMYFTEIDDQEYGIKPMNCVGHIKVFQHSLRSYRDLPLKFFEYGVVHRHEKSGVMHGLFRVREFTQDDAHIFCREEQIKDEVTGVLEFVDKIMKSFNFDYTLEVSTKPEKAIGDDAVWDIATQSLKEALETNGIPFGVDEGGGAFYGPKIDIKIRDSIGRKWQCGTIQVDFNLPERFGISYTDENSQKKQPVMIHRAILGSFERFIGILTEHYAGEFPMFLAPTGVAFVPIREEHREYARELSRKLMNLDIDSEIYDSNESLNKRIRIAEKSRVPMVVIIGDDEVQNKTVAIRDRRSREQYNLNKNKFLEKLEEKMNEVQF; encoded by the coding sequence TTGGAAGATGTTATAGCACTCAAAAGAGGCAGTGAGGTTTTTGATACTCAAACTGCTATTGACGGAGAGAGTGGCGAAAATATCATTTTTGATAATTCGCAAGATTCTCTTGAGGTTATCCGACACTCCGCTGCTCATCTTATGGCACAAGCTATAAAAGAGCTTTATCCTGATGCAAAATTTTTCGTTGGTCCAGTTGTTGAAGAGGGTTTTTACTACGATTTTAAAACTTCTGAAAAAATCAGTGAGTCTGATCTAAAAAATATTGAAAAAAAGATGAAAGAACTTTCAAAAAAAGGTTCTCCTATCGAAAAATATTTTATCTCAAAAAGCGAAGCCCTTCAGAAATTTGAAAATGATGAACTAAAAAAGGCAGTTTTGTCAAAAATCCCTGATGAAAATGTTTCAATTTACAAACAAGGTAATTTTGAAGATCTTTGCCGAGGACCTCATCTCCCACATACAAAATATTTGAAATTTGTGAAGCTTTTAAAAGTCGCGGGTGCATATTTAGAGGGCGATGAGCAAAATGAGATGCTTGTCCGAATTTATGGAATTGCATTTGCTACAAAAGATGCTTTACAGTCTCACTTAAAAATGTTGGAAGAAGCAGAAAAACGAGATCACCGAAAAGTCGGAAAAGAGATGAATCTGTTTTTCTTTGATGACGAAATTGGTGCAGGATTACCAGTTTGGCTACCAGCAGGTGGAAGATTGAGGAGTCGATTAGAGCAATTGCTTTACAAAGCTCATAGAGTTCGAGGCTATGAACCAGTTCGAGGTCCAGAAATTTTAAAATCTTCACTCTGGCAAACTAGCGGACACTACCAAAACTACGGCGAAAATATGTATTTCACTGAAATTGATGATCAGGAATACGGAATTAAGCCAATGAACTGTGTCGGACACATCAAAGTTTTTCAACACTCACTCCGAAGCTATCGAGACCTTCCACTGAAATTTTTTGAGTATGGAGTTGTTCATCGGCACGAAAAAAGTGGAGTTATGCATGGTCTTTTTCGAGTTCGTGAATTTACTCAAGATGATGCACATATTTTTTGTCGTGAAGAGCAAATCAAAGATGAAGTTACTGGTGTTCTTGAGTTTGTAGATAAGATTATGAAAAGTTTCAACTTTGATTACACACTTGAAGTTTCGACAAAACCAGAGAAAGCAATCGGAGATGATGCGGTTTGGGATATTGCAACTCAATCACTAAAAGAAGCACTTGAAACAAATGGTATTCCGTTTGGTGTTGATGAGGGTGGTGGAGCTTTTTATGGTCCAAAAATCGATATAAAAATCCGAGACTCAATCGGTCGAAAATGGCAATGTGGAACTATTCAAGTAGATTTCAATTTACCTGAAAGATTTGGCATTTCATACACAGATGAGAATAGTCAGAAAAAACAACCAGTTATGATTCACCGAGCGATTCTTGGTTCTTTTGAGCGATTTATCGGAATTTTGACTGAACATTATGCGGGTGAATTCCCAATGTTCCTTGCACCAACTGGAGTAGCATTTGTTCCAATTCGTGAAGAACATCGTGAATATGCTAGAGAACTTTCAAGAAAACTTATGAATTTAGATATTGATTCTGAAATTTACGACAGTAATGAATCGTTAAATAAGAGAATCAGAATAGCTGAAAAAAGTCGAGTTCCAATGGTTGTAATTATTGGGGACGATGAGGTTCAAAACAAAACAGTGGCAATTCGAGATCGAAGAAGCCGAGAACAATACAATTTAAACAAAAACAAATTTTTAGAGAAATTAGAGGAGAAAATGAATGAGGTTCAATTTTGA
- a CDS encoding dynamin family protein (PFAM: Dynamin family), with product MKYSKTYLKEKIENIETVSQIISTVETIGNSRVKKVLFSDEEIKKLSQISDTADKYLQKLEKDEFEIAIVGLEKAGKSTFANALIENNVLPSAPERCTFTSTRLVFGEDIAKVVLYTEEEFEEIFQNILKELEFEGKESFKTLSLQKFNNFFENLKETNRNLYNLHSGKSDEEVREILKYRNSLLLTGETLSFSGDELYTHKFQKYIRGEKRKREVDPSKPRSAKSITIESSKLSQLQKSIIYDVPGFDSTTKIHERQTIERLKSADAIILVTNAGDRPNITAPQLDTIRKESDSDGIRLSDKLFVFGNKIDTANSLEVVENNREHLIYDVVSKYKIGTENRVFTGSALQYLVNLKVVDNSHFQNRLLIPDGIDDIRDELVKYYENDRFRILKNKISFIRDEFNRIIENGNQKKSNFKISKDAEIQKNIILRKGFKEIEKRLSKNLTELNKEVKKDILDGLYFTNRFKEDANKQDYFQPISSDFFDSIDTEVSNSLTLETPVERINHEIREQIHRKFLRDFTFLIKSMTDEKAKEVENRILDSFVKGLIGDEQFYISDEIRAECKTFIGNLTTDISHNEGRFFYLIDRFSRDLFDILLLYPVKSAERTMKFESSNEEFKLLDHYYSSGDGSLINLILTQKENKTSLNIIDILKQATRGNSKNSIIKEINSDIENLKKILKKGIIRAINLEVAFLNGIDKKIKILIDSLHKTETEDSAIFDHFLSKMISKIKERELVDVYRQIKDGEDALKLLESLKKI from the coding sequence ATGAAATATTCAAAAACATATTTAAAAGAGAAAATTGAAAATATTGAGACTGTTTCACAAATAATAAGCACGGTTGAAACAATCGGAAATAGTCGAGTCAAAAAAGTACTTTTTTCTGACGAAGAGATAAAAAAACTTTCTCAAATTTCAGATACTGCGGATAAATATCTTCAAAAATTGGAAAAAGATGAGTTTGAAATCGCAATTGTTGGGCTAGAAAAAGCAGGGAAATCTACATTTGCAAATGCTCTTATCGAAAATAATGTCTTGCCATCTGCTCCTGAAAGATGTACTTTTACATCAACTCGTCTTGTTTTTGGTGAAGATATTGCAAAAGTTGTTTTATATACTGAAGAGGAGTTTGAGGAGATTTTTCAAAACATTTTAAAAGAGCTTGAATTTGAAGGAAAAGAGAGTTTTAAAACTTTATCTTTGCAAAAATTCAACAATTTTTTTGAGAATTTAAAAGAGACAAATCGAAATTTATACAATTTACACAGTGGAAAAAGTGATGAAGAGGTTCGTGAAATTTTAAAATATAGAAACTCGCTTCTTCTAACTGGAGAAACTCTCTCATTTTCTGGCGACGAACTCTACACACATAAATTTCAAAAATATATTCGTGGCGAAAAACGAAAAAGAGAAGTTGATCCATCAAAACCAAGAAGTGCAAAAAGCATAACAATTGAGTCATCAAAACTTTCACAACTCCAAAAATCTATTATTTATGATGTTCCAGGATTTGATTCAACAACAAAAATTCATGAGCGACAAACAATCGAAAGACTCAAAAGTGCTGATGCGATAATTCTTGTTACAAATGCGGGAGATAGACCAAATATAACAGCACCACAACTTGACACAATCCGCAAAGAGAGTGATTCTGACGGAATTAGATTGAGTGATAAACTTTTTGTTTTTGGAAATAAGATTGATACGGCAAACTCTTTAGAAGTTGTTGAAAACAATCGAGAACACCTAATTTATGATGTTGTTAGCAAATACAAAATTGGAACAGAAAATCGGGTTTTTACAGGATCAGCTCTTCAATATCTTGTCAATTTAAAAGTTGTGGATAATTCTCATTTTCAGAATCGGCTATTAATTCCAGATGGAATTGACGACATTCGAGATGAACTTGTGAAATATTACGAAAATGATCGTTTCAGAATTTTGAAAAACAAAATCTCTTTTATTCGAGATGAGTTCAATAGAATTATTGAGAATGGAAATCAAAAAAAGTCAAATTTCAAAATTTCAAAAGATGCTGAAATTCAGAAAAATATCATTTTGCGAAAAGGTTTTAAGGAAATTGAGAAGCGACTATCTAAAAATTTGACGGAACTGAATAAAGAAGTTAAAAAAGATATTCTTGATGGTCTCTATTTTACAAATCGATTTAAAGAAGATGCGAACAAACAGGACTATTTTCAGCCAATTAGTTCAGATTTCTTCGATAGTATCGATACAGAAGTTAGCAATTCTTTGACCTTGGAAACTCCAGTTGAACGAATTAATCATGAAATTCGTGAGCAAATTCATCGAAAATTCTTAAGAGATTTCACTTTTCTTATAAAATCGATGACAGATGAAAAAGCAAAAGAGGTTGAAAATAGAATTCTCGACTCTTTTGTCAAAGGTTTAATTGGAGATGAGCAGTTTTATATTAGCGATGAGATCAGAGCTGAATGCAAAACTTTTATCGGTAATTTAACAACTGATATTTCTCATAATGAGGGAAGATTTTTCTACCTCATCGATCGTTTTTCGCGAGACCTTTTTGATATTTTGCTTCTTTATCCTGTTAAAAGTGCTGAAAGAACAATGAAGTTTGAGAGTTCAAATGAAGAGTTTAAACTTCTTGATCACTATTACAGTAGCGGAGACGGTTCTCTTATAAATCTAATTTTGACTCAAAAAGAGAATAAAACTTCGCTAAATATTATTGACATTCTCAAACAAGCGACTCGCGGAAATTCAAAAAACAGCATAATAAAAGAGATAAATAGTGATATTGAAAATCTCAAAAAAATCCTAAAAAAGGGAATTATTCGAGCGATAAATCTCGAAGTCGCTTTTTTAAATGGAATTGATAAAAAAATCAAAATTTTGATCGATTCACTTCACAAAACTGAAACTGAAGATTCTGCAATTTTTGATCACTTTCTCTCAAAAATGATTTCAAAAATTAAAGAGCGAGAGCTTGTTGATGTCTATCGTCAAATTAAAGATGGCGAAGATGCTTTAAAACTTCTTGAGTCTCTCAAAAAAATTTAA
- a CDS encoding Protein of unknown function (DUF1538) (PFAM: Protein of unknown function (DUF1538)), which produces MSQLRYGDFVRESSLHYTEISYNKLAPKDGSKPPSKIKLSGIDIYRLISPYVSVRFMEQVSALFPLALYLVLFQILMLRQGVSDGGTIVLGLFAVIMGLMFFMEGIQQGLMPFGETIGNNLPKKVSLPIVLFVAFLLGIGVTFAEPAIGALKAAGALVSAEQAPYLCALLNDWSGVLVLIVGVGVGIAAILGTIRFLYGWSLKPYIYLTVIPTLFMTIYFALDPNLASVLGLAWDSGAVTTGPVTVPLVLSLGIGIASAAGKGDSSLSGFGIVTLASVFPIMGVMFLALYVSFTVPIADIIAAAQASAGAVAVEPHWSEVTPWNEIVLGARAIIPLVIFLLFVLKVVLREKMQNAGTITYGIVLAVVGMMIFNLGLTYGLSALGEQSGSLIPNAFNAIEIGGETVDAIYPYAVGLAVAIIFAWVLGFGATLAEPALNALGATVENLTNGVFKKKTLMMAVSTGVAFGIAIGIVKLIFDIPLYYLLLPLYTMGIIFTFLSSEEFVNIAWDSAGVTTGPITVPLVLAMGLGFGNALGVTDGFGILSMASICPILAVLITGLYVKYQSRKLQTTKVEEK; this is translated from the coding sequence TTGAGTCAGTTAAGATATGGTGATTTCGTTCGGGAATCATCTCTTCACTACACGGAAATAAGCTACAACAAACTTGCTCCAAAAGATGGTTCAAAACCACCTAGCAAAATCAAACTTTCTGGAATTGATATTTATAGATTAATTTCTCCGTATGTTTCAGTTAGATTTATGGAACAAGTTAGTGCTTTATTTCCACTCGCTTTATATTTAGTTCTTTTCCAAATTCTCATGCTTCGGCAAGGTGTATCCGACGGAGGGACAATTGTTCTTGGTCTTTTTGCCGTAATCATGGGGCTTATGTTTTTCATGGAAGGAATTCAACAAGGTTTAATGCCGTTTGGTGAGACAATCGGAAATAATCTACCGAAAAAAGTTTCATTGCCTATTGTTCTTTTTGTAGCATTTTTGCTCGGAATTGGTGTTACATTTGCCGAACCTGCAATTGGTGCATTGAAAGCTGCGGGTGCATTAGTTTCGGCCGAACAAGCCCCATATTTGTGTGCCTTGCTAAATGATTGGTCTGGTGTCCTTGTCCTAATTGTTGGTGTCGGTGTTGGTATCGCTGCAATTCTTGGAACAATTCGTTTCCTTTATGGTTGGAGTCTAAAACCGTATATTTACTTAACAGTAATTCCGACTCTTTTCATGACAATCTATTTTGCACTTGATCCAAACTTAGCTTCAGTTTTAGGTTTAGCATGGGATAGTGGAGCGGTTACGACAGGACCTGTAACAGTGCCACTTGTTCTTTCACTTGGAATTGGTATCGCATCAGCTGCGGGTAAAGGCGATTCTTCACTCTCTGGATTTGGTATCGTAACATTGGCTTCAGTTTTCCCAATTATGGGTGTAATGTTCCTAGCACTTTATGTTTCATTTACTGTTCCAATCGCTGATATTATTGCTGCCGCTCAAGCTAGTGCAGGTGCTGTTGCTGTTGAGCCTCACTGGAGTGAAGTTACACCATGGAATGAAATCGTTCTTGGTGCAAGAGCAATTATTCCTCTTGTAATTTTCCTTCTTTTTGTTCTTAAAGTTGTATTACGAGAAAAGATGCAAAATGCTGGAACAATCACTTACGGAATCGTTCTTGCAGTTGTTGGTATGATGATTTTCAACTTAGGTTTAACTTACGGACTTTCAGCACTTGGTGAGCAGAGTGGTAGTTTAATTCCAAATGCTTTCAATGCTATTGAAATTGGCGGAGAAACTGTTGATGCAATTTACCCTTATGCTGTTGGACTTGCTGTTGCAATTATCTTTGCATGGGTATTAGGATTTGGGGCAACTCTTGCTGAACCAGCACTTAATGCACTTGGTGCAACTGTTGAAAATCTTACAAACGGTGTTTTCAAAAAGAAAACTCTAATGATGGCTGTTTCAACTGGTGTTGCTTTTGGTATTGCAATCGGAATCGTAAAACTGATCTTTGATATTCCACTCTACTATTTACTACTTCCACTCTACACAATGGGAATCATTTTCACTTTCCTTTCGTCAGAAGAGTTTGTAAATATCGCTTGGGATAGTGCTGGTGTTACAACTGGACCAATTACTGTGCCACTTGTTCTTGCAATGGGTCTAGGTTTTGGTAATGCACTTGGTGTAACAGATGGATTCGGAATTCTTTCAATGGCATCAATTTGTCCAATTCTTGCTGTTCTTATTACTGGACTCTATGTTAAATATCAGAGTCGAAAACTACAAACTACAAAAGTGGAGGAGAAATAA